In Deltaproteobacteria bacterium, a single genomic region encodes these proteins:
- a CDS encoding cupin-like domain-containing protein: MSEELFDQLARLRDPPSAQPWPSAGISLDLASALVPGLLDDPWRFLTTRGARMRVLGGSLPGEERVFCTADRGPRWLARGHTLYWMTAEDGVGELRTALAELCPRWGHVRGHAGIFVSPAGARSAWHFDALDNVSIQLTGTKRWCLSDSPRVEYPTGNYGIGETVPPSLAWCRRELETVTRIEPRADAVLGPGDALFVPAGCWHEVSCLDEMSISLSFGMTSPSRSDVVVEAVRQLLEHSRSWRAPADRSPAELCAALREWLPR, translated from the coding sequence ATGAGCGAGGAACTCTTCGACCAGCTCGCACGGCTGCGGGACCCGCCGAGTGCGCAACCGTGGCCGAGCGCCGGCATCTCGCTGGACCTGGCATCGGCGCTCGTGCCCGGACTGCTCGACGACCCCTGGCGCTTCCTGACGACGCGTGGCGCTCGGATGCGCGTGCTCGGGGGAAGCCTGCCTGGCGAGGAGCGGGTGTTCTGCACCGCGGACCGCGGCCCTCGGTGGCTCGCGCGAGGCCACACGCTCTACTGGATGACGGCCGAAGACGGCGTCGGCGAGCTCCGTACTGCGCTCGCCGAGCTGTGCCCCCGCTGGGGGCATGTGCGAGGCCACGCTGGCATCTTCGTGTCTCCGGCAGGTGCTCGCTCGGCGTGGCACTTCGACGCCTTGGACAACGTGAGCATCCAACTCACCGGCACAAAGCGCTGGTGCCTGAGCGATTCACCGCGCGTGGAGTACCCCACTGGCAACTATGGGATCGGTGAAACGGTGCCACCATCGCTCGCCTGGTGCCGCCGTGAGCTCGAGACGGTCACACGCATCGAGCCGCGGGCCGACGCGGTGCTCGGGCCCGGTGACGCGCTGTTCGTGCCCGCGGGTTGCTGGCACGAGGTCAGCTGTCTCGACGAGATGTCGATCTCCCTCAGCTTCGGAATGACGAGCCCATCGCGCAGTGACGTGGTGGTCGAGGCGGTCCGCCAGCTGCTCGAGCATTCACGCTCCTGGCGTGCTCCCGCCGATCGATCGCCGGCTGAGCTCTGCGCTGCGCTCCGCGAGTGGCTCCCGCGGTGA
- a CDS encoding metallophosphoesterase, protein MPNAEGSASGHSGESAGAAASTAASTSGSSSGATTDAAASDGDLGDTDLLPPSPFSFLIYGDTRAGGGCEGNAAHLRLVERMVTESNWDFVVHLGDMTTGYDASTCFTHAGDCTEADAHGNFAEQIAPLRAKDAPPGLPTAFIPVVGNHDDNHDWVPDACGDRLCDVFDVSALLDHPTPAGDPCGADFPDQLYYSFRYRGVLFVVLRVNDDYHDLFACNGFEAGYVDCADYCANAPSSPTRSDRCYNVHQYDWLRELLGAADGDAEIRHRIVLLHAPLYTSYDDHAPTASFGALVPLLEEHDVDFVFNGHNHTYERTVPIRADDAADDGVVYITTGHGGSEGGGPLGAWFTAAASGSYHYMRIDVDDGGVHGVAIDLTGNTIDAF, encoded by the coding sequence GTGCCGAACGCCGAAGGCTCGGCATCCGGGCACTCCGGTGAGTCCGCTGGCGCAGCAGCGAGCACCGCGGCTTCGACCAGCGGGTCGAGCTCGGGCGCGACCACTGACGCGGCGGCCAGCGACGGCGACCTCGGCGATACCGATCTCCTGCCGCCTTCGCCGTTCTCGTTCCTCATCTACGGCGACACTCGAGCGGGCGGCGGTTGCGAGGGCAACGCGGCGCATCTTCGGCTCGTCGAGCGCATGGTCACCGAGTCCAACTGGGACTTCGTGGTGCACCTGGGAGACATGACCACGGGCTACGACGCCAGTACATGCTTCACCCACGCGGGGGATTGCACCGAGGCCGACGCTCACGGCAACTTCGCCGAGCAGATCGCACCGCTACGGGCCAAAGACGCCCCGCCGGGTCTGCCGACCGCGTTCATTCCGGTGGTCGGCAATCACGATGACAATCACGATTGGGTTCCAGATGCGTGCGGCGATCGCCTGTGCGACGTGTTCGATGTCTCGGCGCTGCTCGATCACCCGACCCCGGCCGGCGACCCCTGTGGCGCCGACTTTCCCGACCAGCTCTACTACTCGTTTCGCTACCGTGGCGTACTCTTCGTGGTGCTGCGCGTCAACGATGACTACCACGATTTGTTCGCGTGTAACGGCTTCGAGGCCGGCTACGTCGACTGCGCCGATTACTGCGCGAACGCCCCCTCCTCGCCGACGCGGAGCGATCGTTGCTACAACGTCCATCAGTACGATTGGTTGCGCGAGCTGCTCGGAGCCGCCGACGGTGACGCCGAGATTCGTCACCGGATCGTGCTGCTCCACGCGCCGCTGTACACGAGCTACGACGATCACGCGCCGACCGCGTCGTTCGGTGCGCTGGTGCCCTTGCTGGAGGAACACGACGTCGATTTCGTGTTCAACGGTCACAACCACACCTACGAGCGCACGGTTCCGATCCGGGCCGACGACGCAGCCGACGACGGAGTGGTCTACATCACCACGGGTCACGGTGGGAGCGAGGGTGGTGGTCCGCTCGGCGCTTGGTTCACTGCGGCAGCTTCGGGCTCGTATCACTACATGCGGATCGACGTCGACGACGGCGGCGTCCACGGGGTCGCGATCGATCTCACCGGCAACACCATCGACGCGTTCTGA
- a CDS encoding VWA domain-containing protein, whose product MVWSWREVARVQLVLAGLASCGRTGLFGPVLGSGDDRGDTGTDGPGQTETGAPGTSTGVVVECDPATGLCPIDLRLRRAVDILFVVDNSGSMGGEQGTLTRSFRSFVEVLESQQVGANYRIGITTTAADGVLRATSCRGRLQDFLFEWTFGTIDERQRGCLDHCAYESIALSEPWVEKSEGTTNLPAGVDMADALQCIGPPGINGPGYESPLEAMYQVLQADNGGFLRDDALLAVIFLTDEADCSGSIDQQTWLQYEGLPFWTTPERSTSGACWNAGVTCEGGPGIYDTCYAQNKGRDGTPSPPDEAVLYPPERYVDAIKELSLQRQAAGHQGQVLLSLIAGVPLDYPETHEIVFQDSDLPDFNVEFGIGPACNRGLETIDDPPGIPDVRLRGVVEAFATDEPNVFSVCSDDYGVALESIAGAIGEINEKACVGGCVLDLQPAPGVQPSCELIEQFPPDLGEPDRLVEPCALNGDVWSFPGPGVDACYRVLDDVDGSTNRKVDDMEAYCVTTGFNLELVVERRPEVPVPSGTSIAVHCDLRGPPGVTCDDL is encoded by the coding sequence GTGGTGTGGTCGTGGCGCGAGGTCGCGCGGGTCCAGTTGGTGTTGGCCGGACTCGCGTCGTGTGGGCGTACGGGCCTGTTCGGTCCTGTGCTCGGGAGTGGCGACGATCGCGGTGACACCGGCACCGACGGTCCTGGTCAGACCGAGACCGGCGCACCCGGCACATCGACCGGCGTGGTGGTCGAGTGCGATCCCGCCACCGGCCTGTGCCCGATCGATCTCCGCCTGCGTCGCGCCGTGGACATCCTGTTCGTGGTCGACAACTCGGGCTCGATGGGCGGCGAGCAGGGCACGCTGACCCGCAGCTTCCGATCGTTCGTCGAGGTGCTCGAGTCACAGCAGGTCGGCGCGAACTATCGCATCGGCATCACCACCACCGCGGCCGACGGCGTGCTGCGAGCGACCAGCTGTCGCGGCCGCCTGCAGGACTTCCTGTTCGAGTGGACCTTCGGCACCATCGACGAGCGCCAGCGCGGCTGCCTCGATCACTGCGCCTACGAGTCGATCGCACTGTCGGAGCCGTGGGTCGAGAAGAGCGAGGGCACCACCAACCTACCGGCCGGCGTCGACATGGCCGACGCGCTGCAATGCATCGGCCCGCCGGGCATCAACGGCCCCGGCTACGAGAGCCCGCTCGAGGCGATGTACCAGGTGCTGCAGGCCGACAACGGTGGCTTCCTGCGCGACGACGCCCTGCTCGCGGTCATCTTCCTCACCGACGAGGCCGATTGCTCGGGCTCGATCGATCAGCAGACCTGGCTGCAGTACGAGGGCCTGCCGTTCTGGACCACCCCCGAGCGTTCGACCTCGGGCGCGTGCTGGAACGCGGGCGTCACCTGCGAGGGTGGCCCCGGCATCTACGACACCTGCTACGCGCAGAACAAGGGCCGCGACGGCACACCGTCTCCGCCCGACGAGGCCGTGCTCTACCCGCCCGAGCGCTACGTCGATGCCATCAAGGAGCTGTCGCTGCAGCGCCAGGCCGCCGGCCACCAGGGCCAGGTGCTGCTCTCGCTGATCGCGGGTGTGCCGCTCGACTATCCCGAGACCCACGAGATCGTGTTCCAGGATTCGGACCTGCCCGACTTCAACGTCGAGTTCGGCATCGGCCCGGCGTGCAACCGCGGGCTCGAGACCATCGACGATCCGCCGGGCATCCCCGACGTGCGCCTGCGCGGCGTGGTCGAGGCGTTCGCCACCGACGAACCCAACGTGTTCTCGGTCTGCTCCGACGACTACGGCGTCGCGCTCGAGTCGATCGCCGGTGCCATCGGTGAGATCAACGAGAAGGCCTGCGTCGGCGGCTGCGTGCTCGACCTCCAGCCAGCGCCGGGCGTGCAGCCCAGCTGCGAGCTCATCGAGCAGTTCCCACCCGACCTCGGCGAGCCCGATCGCCTGGTCGAGCCCTGCGCCCTCAACGGCGACGTGTGGAGCTTCCCTGGCCCCGGCGTCGACGCGTGCTACCGCGTGCTGGACGACGTCGACGGCTCGACCAACCGCAAGGTCGACGACATGGAGGCCTACTGCGTCACCACCGGCTTCAACCTCGAGCTGGTGGTGGAACGACGGCCGGAGGTTCCGGTACCGTCGGGCACGTCGATCGCGGTGCACTGCGATCTGCGTGGACCGCCCGGCGTGACCTGTGACGACCTCTGA
- a CDS encoding SAM-dependent methyltransferase: MTPDAPTRTVICGDALVWLATAELGPAHAVVTSMPDHSEIGGTLDAWRTWFIDAARLCCTRVHPDAVAIFYQSDIKHDGRWIDKGHLVHTGADQAGASCLFHRIVCRKPAGTLGFGRPLYTHVLAFSVNGRLPQGHGAPDVLPELGEMTWSRAMGTQACDRICEFLRSATACRTVVDPFCGVGTMLAVANRHGFAAVGVERSPKRARKAGTLTLP, translated from the coding sequence GTGACCCCCGACGCGCCGACGCGCACCGTGATCTGCGGCGACGCGCTCGTGTGGCTCGCGACCGCCGAGCTCGGCCCCGCGCACGCGGTCGTCACCTCGATGCCCGATCACAGCGAGATCGGCGGCACGCTCGACGCCTGGCGCACCTGGTTCATCGACGCCGCGCGGCTGTGCTGCACCCGCGTGCACCCCGATGCGGTTGCGATCTTCTACCAGAGCGACATCAAGCACGACGGTCGCTGGATCGACAAGGGCCACCTCGTGCACACCGGCGCCGACCAGGCCGGTGCCTCGTGTCTCTTCCATCGCATCGTGTGTCGCAAGCCCGCCGGCACGCTCGGCTTCGGGCGGCCGCTCTACACCCACGTGCTCGCGTTCTCGGTGAACGGCCGACTGCCGCAGGGACACGGCGCGCCCGATGTGCTGCCCGAGCTGGGCGAGATGACGTGGTCGCGCGCGATGGGTACGCAGGCTTGCGATCGCATCTGCGAGTTCCTGCGCAGCGCGACCGCGTGCCGCACGGTGGTCGACCCGTTCTGCGGCGTCGGGACGATGTTGGCGGTCGCGAATCGCCACGGCTTTGCGGCCGTCGGCGTCGAGCGCTCGCCCAAGCGTGCGCGCAAGGCGGGTACGCTGACATTGCCTTGA
- a CDS encoding serine/threonine protein kinase, with protein MADDDPRFTHTLPSGRADGRPVEEDDKRPIEPGDFVGRFRVRERIGEGGMGVVFAAEDPELGRVVAIKLLRPVQGSESEQQQKRMLREAQALARVSHRNLVMVFDVGSIRGRVWIAMEYVAGVTLETWLAAEHRTCGEIVQVFCEAARGLAAVHAVGLVHRDFKPGNVLVRADGTVQVLDFGLATQAGDDVVPHQDGRARPDLDALAATLTTTGAFMGTPAYMAPEQFLFQPTDGRSDQFSVCVALYEAIYGHRPFKGGDLPALMAATLEGLPGLPPELPGVPLGVRQALARGLSREPAARFPDMNALIEALERTRAPLPEPRSGGWSRFALGMIAGGGALAIGLAVWLSRQPADEDPAPVDAGMVGTTAAEPAAPPAAPPQPPATSGADGLPSVLELPPQRDEHDTDGDTDREPKDAPPADTGAGPVGDRNALPKAEQDRDTDATSPKLPGLADLDEPTRPAEGSTGEPPPAPTTAAPTPSTPPSTTAAEAPSEPPPTPAPAGTPEPR; from the coding sequence ATGGCCGACGACGACCCGCGCTTCACCCACACGCTGCCCTCGGGCCGCGCGGACGGTCGACCGGTCGAGGAGGACGACAAGCGCCCGATCGAGCCCGGGGACTTCGTCGGCCGCTTCCGCGTGCGCGAGCGCATCGGCGAGGGCGGCATGGGTGTGGTGTTCGCCGCCGAGGACCCCGAGCTCGGCCGCGTGGTCGCGATCAAGCTGTTGCGACCGGTGCAGGGCTCCGAGTCCGAGCAGCAACAGAAGCGAATGCTGCGCGAGGCCCAAGCGCTCGCGCGCGTGTCCCATCGCAACCTCGTGATGGTGTTCGACGTCGGCAGCATCCGCGGTCGCGTGTGGATCGCGATGGAGTACGTCGCCGGCGTCACGCTCGAGACCTGGCTGGCGGCCGAGCACCGCACCTGCGGCGAGATCGTGCAGGTGTTCTGCGAGGCCGCGCGCGGACTCGCGGCGGTGCACGCCGTGGGCCTCGTGCACCGCGACTTCAAGCCCGGCAACGTGCTCGTGCGCGCCGACGGCACCGTGCAGGTGCTCGACTTCGGGCTCGCGACGCAAGCGGGCGACGACGTGGTGCCGCATCAAGACGGCCGCGCCCGCCCCGATCTCGACGCGCTCGCGGCGACGCTCACCACCACTGGCGCGTTCATGGGCACGCCGGCCTACATGGCCCCGGAGCAGTTCCTGTTCCAGCCCACCGACGGGCGCTCGGATCAGTTCAGCGTGTGCGTCGCGCTCTACGAGGCGATCTACGGTCATCGTCCGTTCAAGGGCGGCGACCTGCCGGCCCTCATGGCCGCGACGCTCGAGGGCTTGCCGGGCCTGCCGCCCGAGCTGCCCGGCGTGCCGCTCGGCGTGCGACAGGCGCTCGCGCGCGGGCTCTCGCGGGAGCCCGCAGCGCGCTTTCCCGACATGAACGCGCTCATCGAAGCGCTCGAGCGCACGCGCGCACCGTTGCCCGAGCCGCGCAGCGGTGGGTGGTCCCGCTTCGCGCTCGGCATGATCGCGGGCGGTGGTGCGCTCGCGATCGGACTCGCCGTGTGGCTGTCGCGACAGCCCGCGGACGAAGACCCCGCGCCCGTCGACGCCGGCATGGTCGGCACGACCGCGGCCGAGCCCGCCGCGCCCCCGGCCGCACCGCCGCAGCCGCCCGCGACCAGCGGCGCCGATGGTCTACCCTCGGTGCTCGAGCTGCCACCGCAGCGCGACGAGCACGACACCGACGGCGATACCGATCGCGAGCCGAAGGACGCGCCGCCGGCGGACACGGGCGCGGGCCCGGTCGGCGATCGCAACGCGCTTCCGAAGGCCGAGCAGGACCGCGACACCGACGCGACGTCGCCCAAGCTGCCCGGGCTCGCCGATCTCGACGAGCCCACGCGACCCGCCGAGGGCAGCACCGGCGAGCCGCCGCCGGCCCCCACCACCGCTGCGCCGACACCATCGACGCCGCCGTCGACGACCGCCGCCGAGGCGCCGAGCGAGCCGCCACCGACCCCCGCGCCCGCGGGCACCCCTGAGCCGCGCTGA
- a CDS encoding metallophosphoesterase: MHVPTAGRIAPRACAALLAATACHAAPAEPPASQQLRVAQPGDAVEFAIIGDFGKAGPAEADVAAMVVGWTPAFILTTGDNNYDFGAASSIDENIGQYYHAFIAPYTGKYGAGASENRFFPALGNHDWRTVDLKPYTDYFALPGNERYYAVSWGPVDAFIVDSDSHEPDGVDANGKQAQWLEHALAEADGPWKLVLMHHPPYSSGDHGSSEVMRWPYREWGATAVIAGHDHHYERLEVDGMLYFVNGLGGNPDRYAVHQPLPGSAKQYNDDHGAMRVYADAQGIRFDFVNRKGELVDTVSRKREP; the protein is encoded by the coding sequence GTGCACGTGCCCACCGCAGGACGCATCGCTCCCCGGGCCTGCGCGGCGTTGCTCGCCGCCACCGCCTGCCACGCCGCGCCGGCCGAGCCGCCGGCGTCGCAGCAGCTGCGGGTGGCCCAGCCCGGTGACGCGGTCGAGTTCGCGATCATCGGCGACTTCGGCAAGGCCGGCCCCGCCGAGGCCGACGTCGCCGCGATGGTCGTGGGTTGGACGCCGGCGTTCATCCTCACCACCGGCGACAACAACTACGACTTCGGCGCGGCGTCGAGCATCGACGAGAACATCGGCCAGTACTACCACGCGTTCATCGCCCCCTACACGGGCAAGTATGGCGCGGGCGCCAGCGAGAACCGCTTCTTCCCGGCGCTCGGCAACCACGACTGGCGCACCGTCGATCTGAAGCCGTACACCGACTACTTCGCGCTGCCCGGCAACGAGCGCTACTACGCGGTGTCGTGGGGCCCGGTCGATGCGTTCATCGTCGACAGCGACAGCCATGAGCCCGATGGTGTCGACGCCAATGGCAAGCAGGCGCAGTGGCTCGAGCACGCGCTCGCCGAGGCCGACGGCCCGTGGAAGCTGGTGCTGATGCACCACCCGCCCTACAGCTCGGGCGATCACGGATCGAGCGAGGTGATGCGCTGGCCCTACCGCGAGTGGGGCGCGACCGCGGTGATCGCCGGCCACGATCACCACTACGAGCGGCTCGAGGTCGACGGCATGCTTTACTTCGTCAACGGCCTCGGCGGAAACCCCGATCGCTACGCCGTCCATCAGCCGCTGCCCGGGAGTGCCAAGCAGTACAACGACGACCACGGCGCGATGCGGGTCTACGCCGACGCGCAGGGCATTCGCTTCGACTTCGTGAATCGCAAGGGCGAGCTGGTCGACACGGTGTCGCGCAAGCGCGAACCCTGA
- a CDS encoding sigma-70 family RNA polymerase sigma factor produces the protein MELGTDATPAMAMGEGGFAALVDRYHALVCAVAYGATGDHALSEDVAQDTFVVAWRGRHTLRDPSRVRQWLCAIARHLALNTRRSRQHEPLADDAALPADVDLHARLEHAQRDALVWQAVAAIPETYRVALILYYREDKSIAEVASALGITEANALQRLSRGRRQLERGVEDLVERSLASSRPGRERRDAVLGAVATQSIPIASADAALEAARVSVESASWKVVIMKVAIGAGAMVAAVTMVHWGCAGTPEQEPVAATSRHTNVEVERRIDDADRDAAQRGQSEQVTRARAGAAAGTTRPELPTYRLSILDAGSVAVNLAGGPSELMSASEALGIEIPGEPARAQRRLVGRVVDASGAPVAGAVVIAGAHLTMSLDTSVSAQAGDETDAQGRFALDVAADDACAVLALHGAGWSQFERIAAGADEATIELQLDAPARVHGVARRGGDRQDGAVLLTDASRSVLWSYPTDDDGSFAIVVPRGAFTLGFRPGERHAVGSPLLREPVDLRAGVDLEWNPNLAVGTRLVVDVPLPPGDAERLGMIWVGVVPGRAAPADAAALRELAKKDDTARLRGFGGEDLEELFEFEDLAAGSYTVCADAEARRGAATGSLAFACQAITLAEGEDVRELKLTW, from the coding sequence ATGGAGCTTGGTACCGATGCGACGCCGGCGATGGCGATGGGTGAGGGCGGCTTCGCGGCGCTCGTGGACCGCTACCACGCACTCGTGTGCGCGGTCGCGTACGGCGCAACCGGGGACCATGCGCTCTCGGAGGACGTTGCGCAGGACACCTTCGTGGTCGCGTGGCGTGGCCGTCATACCCTGCGCGATCCGTCGCGAGTGCGCCAGTGGCTGTGCGCGATCGCCAGGCACCTCGCGCTCAACACCCGTCGCAGTCGCCAGCACGAGCCGTTGGCGGACGACGCCGCACTGCCGGCCGATGTGGATCTGCACGCGCGACTCGAGCACGCCCAGCGTGATGCACTGGTGTGGCAGGCCGTCGCGGCGATCCCCGAGACGTATCGCGTCGCGCTGATCCTGTACTACCGCGAGGACAAGTCGATCGCCGAGGTTGCGAGCGCGCTCGGCATCACGGAGGCCAACGCGTTGCAGCGACTCTCCCGCGGGCGGCGACAGCTCGAACGCGGCGTCGAGGACCTCGTCGAGCGTTCGCTCGCGTCGAGCAGGCCCGGTCGCGAGCGGCGTGATGCCGTGCTGGGCGCGGTCGCGACGCAGAGCATCCCCATCGCATCTGCCGACGCGGCGCTCGAGGCCGCCCGCGTCAGCGTCGAGTCCGCCTCGTGGAAGGTAGTCATCATGAAAGTTGCAATCGGAGCGGGTGCCATGGTCGCAGCGGTGACGATGGTGCACTGGGGCTGCGCGGGCACTCCCGAACAGGAACCTGTCGCGGCCACGTCGCGGCACACCAATGTCGAGGTCGAGCGTCGCATCGACGATGCAGATCGTGACGCGGCGCAGCGCGGCCAGAGCGAGCAGGTGACGCGAGCGCGGGCCGGTGCCGCCGCCGGGACCACGCGGCCCGAGCTGCCGACGTACCGTCTCTCGATCCTCGACGCCGGCAGCGTCGCGGTGAACCTTGCCGGCGGACCATCGGAGCTCATGAGTGCCAGCGAGGCCCTCGGGATCGAGATCCCGGGTGAGCCCGCGAGGGCCCAGCGGCGCCTCGTCGGCCGTGTCGTCGATGCCTCGGGTGCGCCCGTGGCCGGCGCGGTCGTGATCGCAGGTGCGCACCTCACGATGTCGCTCGACACCTCGGTGTCCGCGCAGGCGGGAGACGAGACCGACGCGCAGGGGCGCTTCGCGCTCGACGTCGCGGCCGACGACGCGTGCGCCGTGCTCGCGCTCCACGGTGCTGGCTGGTCGCAGTTCGAGCGCATCGCGGCTGGGGCCGACGAGGCCACCATCGAGCTCCAGCTCGACGCGCCGGCGCGCGTGCACGGCGTCGCTCGCCGCGGTGGCGACCGACAGGACGGCGCAGTGCTGCTCACCGATGCGAGCCGGAGCGTGCTCTGGTCGTACCCGACCGACGACGATGGTTCGTTCGCGATCGTCGTGCCGCGCGGGGCCTTCACGCTCGGCTTCCGGCCCGGTGAGCGGCACGCCGTGGGTAGTCCGCTCCTGCGCGAGCCGGTCGACCTCCGGGCCGGGGTCGATCTCGAGTGGAATCCCAACCTCGCGGTGGGTACGCGCTTGGTGGTCGACGTGCCCCTGCCACCTGGCGATGCCGAGCGCCTGGGGATGATCTGGGTCGGCGTGGTGCCCGGTCGCGCTGCGCCTGCCGACGCGGCGGCCCTGCGCGAGCTGGCGAAGAAGGACGATACGGCACGCCTGCGGGGCTTCGGCGGCGAGGACCTCGAAGAGCTGTTCGAGTTCGAAGACCTCGCGGCCGGTAGCTACACGGTGTGTGCCGACGCGGAAGCACGCCGCGGTGCGGCCACGGGATCACTCGCGTTCGCGTGCCAGGCGATCACCCTCGCCGAGGGCGAAGACGTGCGCGAGCTGAAGCTGACGTGGTGA